One window from the genome of Alnus glutinosa chromosome 13, dhAlnGlut1.1, whole genome shotgun sequence encodes:
- the LOC133854804 gene encoding putative invertase inhibitor produces the protein MNPLSSICIIISFLLLFQCLEGRSSSRSSLILRSCEEAAKSDPNLSYKLCLASLEANPKSQNASFEKLVAISIGLSISNATKIASKISELLKGQSYDMQKYARSCLKDCFQLYMDAVSSLKDAMRALKSRDFATANMEVSSAMDASSTCQDGFKEKKGQASPLTKDNQIFFQLTAFSLAFINMCHGG, from the coding sequence atgAATCCCTTGTCTTCAATTTGcataattatttcttttctcttgctCTTCCAATGTTTGGAAGGCAGGAGTAGTAGTAGAAGTAGTCTAATCCTTCGTTCTTGCGAAGAAGCAGCAAAGAGCGACCCAAATTTGAGCTACAAGCTTTGCTTGGCAAGCCTTGAAGCCAATCCAAAGAGCCAAAACGCAAGCTTTGAAAAACTAGTGGCTATCTCAATTGGGTTAAGCATATCCAATGCAACCAAAATTGCTTCCAAGATTTCAGAGCTTTTGAAGGGCCAAAGCTACGACATGCAGAAATATGCCAGGAGTTGCCTGAAAGACTGCTTTCAACTTTACATGGACGCTGTCTCAAGTTTGAAAGATGCTATGCGTGCTTTGAAGTCAAGAGATTTCGCCACGGCCAATATGGAGGTGAGCTCTGCCATGGATGCATCAAGCACTTGTCAAGACGGGTTCAAGGAGAAGAAAGGTCAAGCGTCTCCTTTGACAAAGGATAACCAGATCTTCTTCCAATTGACTGCATTTTCTCTTGCTTTCATCAATATGTGTCATGGTGGATAA
- the LOC133853775 gene encoding uncharacterized protein LOC133853775: protein MAAIGEALNAVAALTVIFAFVYVYIDSDVIIEVLSEILEFCTVAILIVLLVVLVLRSQKHTLLHLGRELYHGFLSMQFQINSGMRELLSHRPRHSGCHCHCHTIREASSGLMIQNLKHDVVKRISDGVYLVNVENIGDVIYKVTPQLDSASRESHNLAIECSNEFVLKNLYHFNPNHTQVCYAMEYYDQNFHQWLQENALFDSQGKNLNPEFLQILRDVLRGIDYLHHVKRRWHGNLSVLNIVIVNGRAKITGMVNAVPRTNLDGYWDDLANLVSIVERCFGTIQQNIPTELKLFLSYISTPKPGRLLNIENHPIFLSHLQRLCYRVIAHTFLYFGNHTRKSFALALNKSEHLHEYKWKHRVVTFRKVLNRHKSLPRKQRNSQYNQSAISFMRFGRNVVAHLKDNFNRNVGSEKLSAKDVEEELSGYWPEFMPILHQVLVEHGHLMVVHDAVLK, encoded by the exons ATGGCAGCAATTGGGGAGGCATTGAATGCTGTGGCTGCTCTTACAGTGATCTTCGCTTTCGTTTATGTCTACATTGATAGTGAT GTCATAATTGAGGTTCTCTCTGAGATACTCGAGTTTTGTACGGTTGCCATTTTAATTGTGCTTCTGGTGGTTCTTGTTCTCCGGTCACAGAAGCATACTCTTCTTCATTTGGGGCGTGAGTTATATCATGGATTTCTGAGTATGCAG TTTCAGATCAATTCTGGCATGAGGGAATTGTTGAGCCATAGGCCACGCCATTCTGGTTGTCATTGTCATTGCCATACCATAAGGGAAGCAAGTAGTGGTTTGATGATCCAAAACCTGAAACATGATGTGGTGAAACGAATCTCTGATGGGGTTTATCTAGTAAATGTCGAGAACATAGGCGATGTCATATATAAAGTTACACCACAGCTTGATTCAGCAAGTAGAGAATCACACAATTTGGCAATTGAATGCTCTAATGAGTTCGTGTTGAAGAATCTTTACCATTTCAATCCCAACCATACCCAAGTTTGCTACGCAATGGAGTACTATGATCAAAATTTCCATCAGTGGTTGCAAGAGAATGCTCTCTTTGATAGTCAAGGCAAAAATCTAAATCCAGAGTTTCTTCAAATTCTCAG GGATGTTTTGAGAGGCATTGATTATCTCCATCATGTAAAAAGAAGATGGCATGGCAATTTAAGTGTGTTAAATATTGTGATTGTGAATGGTCGAGCCAAGATTACGGGAATGGTAAATGCTGTCCCAAGGACTAATCTAGATGGTTATTGGGATGATTTGGCCAACCTTGTTTCCATTGTTGAGCGTTGCTTTGGAACCATACAACAAAACATTCCAACAGAGCTCAAGTTGTTTCTTAGCTACATTTCAACACCAAAACCTGGCCG GTTACTGAACATCGAGAATCACCCAATTTTTCTATCCCATCTGCAAAGATTGTGCTACAGGGTGATTGCTCATACGTTCTTGTATTTTGGTAATCATACGAGAAAGTCCTTTGCCTTGGCACTAAATAAAAGTGAGCATCTCCATGAATATAAATGGAAGCACAGGGTTGTGACATTTCGTAAGGTACTCAATCGCCATAAGAGCTTgccaagaaaacaaagaaactcTCAGTATAATCAGTCTGCCATATCTTTTATGAGGTTTGGCAGAAATGTCGTGGCGCACCTTAAGGACAATTTTAATCGAAAT gtgggGAGTGAGAAATTGAGTGCGAAAGATGTTGAGGAAGAGCTTAGTGGATACTGGCCTGAGTTCATGCCCATCTTACATCAAGTTCTTGTTGAACATGGCCATCTTATGGTTGTACATGATGC GGTTCTCAAGTGA